A stretch of Roseovarius sp. M141 DNA encodes these proteins:
- the istA gene encoding IS21 family transposase, whose translation MKGLREIVLIHDLKKQGLSISAIARKVGSDRKTVRKYLDRGLEAPIYGPRQPRARAIEPYERYLQERVQAFPDLSGARLLREIRELGYDGGYTAVTDFLREVRPARQAQFERRFETPPGKQAQVDFAEFTVEFTDEPGVVRKVWLFSMVLGHSRWLWGRFVASQNLQSVLRCHTAAFTEMGGVPEEILYDRMKTAVIGEDEAGIVTYNASLVALLNHYGAVPRACQPYRAKTKGKVERPFRYIRQDFFLARTFRNMDDLNAQFDAWRAEIANPRVHATTRQVVDEAFAEERPSLKLLPAMPYSAVLTVERRVSKEGMVSVGGNFYSVPDTTRRRTLEVQHHVTELRIFEDGQLVARHPVLEGKARRRVDPAHRKAPPKRPAPPPSAPGLRRPLDFYDAVGRRLATEGARS comes from the coding sequence GTGAAGGGACTGAGGGAGATCGTTTTGATCCATGACTTGAAGAAGCAGGGGCTCAGCATTTCCGCGATCGCGCGGAAGGTTGGCTCCGACCGGAAGACGGTGCGGAAATATCTCGACCGTGGGCTGGAGGCGCCGATCTACGGACCGCGCCAACCGCGGGCGCGGGCAATCGAGCCCTATGAACGCTATCTGCAGGAGCGGGTTCAGGCTTTTCCCGATCTCAGCGGTGCGCGCCTTCTGCGCGAGATCCGGGAACTGGGCTATGACGGCGGCTACACCGCGGTGACGGACTTTCTGCGCGAGGTGCGCCCGGCCAGGCAGGCGCAATTCGAGCGCCGGTTCGAGACGCCCCCGGGCAAGCAGGCCCAAGTCGATTTTGCCGAGTTCACGGTGGAGTTCACCGACGAGCCCGGCGTCGTGCGCAAGGTTTGGCTGTTCTCGATGGTTTTGGGCCACAGCCGCTGGCTCTGGGGCCGCTTCGTGGCCAGCCAGAACCTGCAATCGGTTTTACGATGCCACACTGCGGCCTTCACTGAGATGGGCGGCGTGCCGGAGGAGATCCTCTATGACCGGATGAAGACGGCGGTGATCGGCGAGGATGAGGCCGGGATCGTGACCTATAACGCGTCACTCGTCGCGCTGCTGAACCATTACGGCGCGGTGCCGCGGGCCTGCCAGCCGTATCGGGCCAAGACCAAGGGCAAGGTCGAGCGGCCCTTCCGCTATATCCGGCAGGACTTCTTCCTGGCCCGCACGTTCCGGAACATGGATGATCTCAATGCCCAGTTCGACGCTTGGCGGGCCGAGATCGCCAACCCGCGCGTTCATGCCACGACCCGGCAGGTGGTGGACGAAGCCTTCGCCGAGGAACGCCCCAGCCTCAAGCTGCTCCCGGCGATGCCCTACAGCGCCGTGCTGACGGTCGAGCGGCGGGTGAGCAAGGAGGGAATGGTCTCGGTCGGCGGCAACTTCTATTCCGTTCCCGACACCACCCGCCGCCGGACGCTCGAAGTGCAGCACCATGTGACCGAGTTGCGGATCTTCGAAGACGGGCAACTGGTCGCCCGCCATCCGGTTCTGGAAGGCAAGGCGCGCCGCCGTGTTGATCCGGCCCATCGCAAGGCGCCACCGAAGAGACCGGCCCCACCACCTTCGGCACCCGGACTGCGGCGGCCGCTCGACTTCTACGATGCCGTCGGCCGGCGCTTGGCCACTGAGGGGGCGAGGTCATGA